The Impatiens glandulifera chromosome 3, dImpGla2.1, whole genome shotgun sequence genome contains a region encoding:
- the LOC124932056 gene encoding uncharacterized protein LOC124932056, with translation MLRTITSISISSETNFLSRKDIDADSYLLHLSSDEEGECGYHMWRQRFPVKPEHRVDKRKEVEDWVLTLSFPIGQRLNRGLNSPGVYAFLPTEMCSNFPFIVQADFILASSRETILMDNKWNQGILGCVPTAFVNAFSSLVKTSEEDTPVSTLVSMFDFLPINSSSYSVLNDVREKIKAKLVEESIVPIESYTRQMCFNKPSEVGRLNYDFRRILVKAEKQGVNLQSISSHGKYILNSSFDKPKHNDVLDFLGLEQVEFEWYAKFIRDSNLIMGVSDEVYLELLHFMAKNWNSQFCNTSLNDIPILKYVTLHGDVSLFTLNQALKNYFVYFSSKCDQISWLIDWNKEFGCKENIYFMPMLTQQLLHQCSNKKMVLDWLLSNGNVRENDVGLYASRLISFINNDEKLAISFMHFLYHSNSQGYLTDQNIRKLCPQVPLVDIYGTIHVNCSGILVPSHESKWNGLLGTNPWKEEGLIELSKSYLASGLYAGKLTASSELFKFLNNYFAASDLPFMYPPDATIPALSGPLTKENAFLLFNWIRYLRQSRLGMPEKFLKCIKSGNWMKISFGTSSSYRSPVQSFLPSSSWGYLLQHEDSFLMDIPIIDKTFYGDEIIEYKDELKLIGVMFEYGEACDRAGKYLMSLAASSAFSKENAFSILKLIRFLREKLLSPVDFIKSVKYGSWLRTSKGVRYPVGTVLFSQEWEVASQISDIPFIDQDYYGQEILSFKDELELLGVIVQFNNNYQLVADCLKSSISVGSLSANCALFILKCIRNLYFNTSTYRQCLALKEKISFKTNMGYMSPTESYLLSSQWGSLLLVFNVFPLIDLDFYGSSISLYENELKWIGVKVDFETACKDFGCKFKDLASKNCISRDNVLSFLECWRRLTDLGFRIPEDLNSSIKNVKWLRTTLCDYRLPKECILFGPEWESISAIARLPFVDDSEEYYGKAIHSYTEELKNMGVNTSFKDCYSFVFEGLSLNSNPRNITPANVYSLLESIRNSQLQNKPLPESLMKKLNKKWVRTTAGYRSPNEFLFIVSKLNSLKQLDGPFIDEEFYGPKITSYMDEFRALGNSSNISLLARHLEFHSNLETITRVYSYLNNCNWECGDDRSVKIWIPIDSENGKWVAAEDCVISDSDNLFCTAFNVLEKFYGKTLQDFFSKAFKVKRHPSLDDYLRLWKTWEGSRESLSQAECFAFWRVVNKNWTITTEKTLTEDLVKLPAYSGLSDIILCHREDVFIANELRLKDLFQLTYSKPLFVWYPEPSSTLLPREKLLSIYRKLGVRTITECVTKDDSLILEEVKMEKVAQSKIFICKAFLKLILGFLDNSSLKMESKERHESVTKLLNATVFQTEEPVTMSYSLPLSNGENVSASLTRMIAWDRENSKLFYQKSDGSRRGYRSVIEFVTYFSETISEGLLWEHNEDQKSQLAELIKMGLLLKLDEDAIDYLMKTKNLQIFSEDDEFLSRSFPSRSPE, from the coding sequence ATGCTTCGCACAATCACTTCAATATCCATTTCTAGTGAAACCAATTTTCTCTCAAGGAAAGACATTGATGCAGATTCTTATTTGCTTCATCTATCTTCTGATGAGGAAGGAGAATGTGGTTACCATATGTGGAGGCAACGGTTTCCTGTAAAACCAGAACATCGAGTGGATAAAAGAAAGGAAGTTGAAGATTGGGTTTTGACTTTATCTTTTCCTATTGGGCAACGGCTCAATCGAGGATTGAACTCCCCTGGAGTCTATGCATTTCTTCCTACTGAGATGTGTTCCAACTTTCCATTCATTGTGCAAGCAGATTTTATATTGGCTTCATCTAGAGAAACAATTCTTATGGATAATAAATGGAACCAAGGAATTCTTGGTTGTGTGCCCACTGCCTTTGTTAATGCATTTAGTTCTTTGGTCAAAACTTCAGAAGAAGACACTCCTGTATCCACTTTGGTTTCCATGTTTGACTTTTTGCCCATCAACAGTTCTAGCTATTCTGTGTTGAATGACGTGAGGGAAAAAATCAAAGCCAAATTGGTTGAAGAAAGTATAGTTCCTATTGAGTCGTATACAAGACAAATGTGTTTCAACAAACCAAGTGAAGTGGGTAGGCTTAATTATGATTTTCGCCGTATATTGGTTAAGGCTGAGAAGCAAGGGGTTAATTTACAGAGTATCTCGTCACATGgaaaatatattctaaattcTTCGTTTGATAAACCCAAACACAATGACGTATTGGACTTTTTGGGGTTAGAACAGGTTGAATTTGAGTGGTATGCCAAGTTCATAAGAGACTCTAATTTAATCATGGGTGTATCAGACGAGGTTTATTTGGAGCTTCTACATTTTATGGCTAAGAATTGGAATTCTCAGTTCTGCAATACTAGCCTGAATGACATCCCAATTCTGAAGTATGTAACTCTACATGGCGATGTATCTTTGTTCACCCTAAATCAAgctttaaaaaactattttgtttatttttcatctaaatGTGATCAAATTTCATGGTTGATCGACTGGAACAAGGAATTTGGATGCAAggaaaacatatattttatgcCTATGCTTACTCAACAATTACTTCATCAGTGTTCTAACAAGAAGATGGTTCTCGATTGGTTATTGTCCAATGGTAATGTACGTGAGAACGATGTTGGCTTGTATGCAAGTCGTTTGATTAGTTTTATCAACAATGATGAGAAACTAGCCATTTCCTTCATGCATTTCTTATATCATTCAAATTCACAAGGATATTTGACAGatcaaaatattagaaaattgtGTCCCCAAGTGCCTTTAGTGGATATTTACGGGACTATACATGTGAATTGCAGTGGAATTCTAGTTCCTTCGCATGAGAGCAAATGGAATGGCTTGCTTGGAACCAATCCATGGAAGGAAGAAGGTTTGATTGAGCTATCAAAAAGCTATCTGGCTTCTGGTCTATATGCAGGTAAATTGACTGCTTCAAGTGAGCTCTTTAAATTCCTAAACAATTATTTTGCAGCCTCAGATCTCCCTTTCATGTATCCACCTGATGCTACGATTCCCGCATTGTCGGGCCCTCTAACAAAGGAAAACGCATTCTTGCTATTTAATTGGATCCGTTATTTGAGACAGAGCAGACTTGGTATGCCTGAGAAATTTTTGAAATGCATCAAAAGTGGAAATTGGATGAAGATATCATTTGGTACATCCTCTAGTTATAGGTCTCCTGTGCAGTCATTCTTGCCGAGTTCATCATGGGGATATCTTTTACAGCATGAAGACTCTTTTCTCATGGATATTCCAATAATCGATAAGACTTTTTATGGTGATGAAATAATTGAATACAAAGATGAGCTCAAACTAATTGGTGTCATGTTTGAATATGGAGAAGCCTGTGATCGTGCTGGGAAGTATCTTATGTCTTTGGCAGCTTCTTCTGCCTTTAGTAAAGAGAATGCTTTTTCAATACTGAAACTTATTAGGTTTCTTAGGGAAAAACTGTTGTCACctgttgattttattaaaagtgTGAAATATGGAAGTTGGCTAAGAACTTCTAAAGGTGTTAGATATCCGGTGGGTACTGTTTTATTTAGTCAGGAATGGGAAGTTGCATCTCAGATAAGTGACATCCCGTTTATTGACCAAGATTACTATGGCCAGGAAATTCTATCTTTTAAAGATGAACTTGAGTTATTGGGTGTCATAGTTCAGTTCAACAATAATTACCAACTTGTTGCTGATTGCTTGAAATCTTCAATATCTGTTGGCAGTTTGAGTGCTAACTGCGCTTTGTTCATATTGAAATGCATTCGCAACTTATACTTTAATACCAGTACCTATAGGCAGTGTCTTGCTTTGAAAGAGAAGATTAGTTTCAAAACAAACATGGGGTACATGTCTCCAACTGAGTCGTACTTGCTAAGTTCTCAATGGGGTAGCCTTTTGCTGGTTTTCAATGTTTTCCCACTAATTGATCTTGATTTCTATGGTAGCAGTATTTCCTTGTACGAGAATGAATTAAAATGGATTGGTGTTAAGGTGGATTTTGAAACGGCATGCAAAGATTTTGGTTGCAAATTCAAGGATCTGGCATCAAAAAATTGCATCAGCAGAGACAATGTCCTCTCGTTTCTCGAATGCTGGAGAAGGCTTACTGATTTGGGTTTTAGAATTCCAGAAGATCTCAATAGTTCTATCAAGAACGTGAAATGGTTACGAACTACTCTTTGTGATTATCGGTTGCCTAAAGAATGCATTTTGTTCGGGCCTGAATGGGAATCTATATCTGCAATTGCTCGGCTCCCATTTGTTGATGACAGTGAGGAGTATTATGGTAAGGCCATCCACAGTTATACGGAGGAGTTGAAAAACATGGGAGTTAATACTTCTTTTAAAGATTGTTATAGCTTTGTGTTTGAGGGACTTTCTTTAAACTCTAATCCCCGCAATATAACTCCTGCAAATGTGTATTCTCTTTTAGAATCCATCAGAAACTCACAACTTCAGAACAAGCCTCTTCCGGAGTCTCTTATgaagaaattaaataagaaatggGTAAGGACGACTGCTGGCTACCGGTCTCCAAATGAGTTCTTGTTTATTGTCTCGAAGCTGAACTCCTTGAAACAACTTGATGGGCCATTTATTGATGAAGAATTTTACGGGCCCAAGATTACATCATACATGGATGAATTCAGGGCACTGGGAAATAGTTCTAACATTTCCCTTCTTGCCAGACATTTAGAATTTCATTCAAATCTTGAGACTATTACTCGCGTATacagttatttgaataactgtAATTGGGAGTGTGGAGATGATAGAAGTGTAAAAATTTGGATTCCAATTGATAGCGAGAATGGGAAGTGGGTGGCTGCTGAAGACTGTGTGATAAGTGATAGTGATAATCTCTTTTGCACTGCCTTTAATGTTTTAGAGAAATTTTATGGAAAAACATTGCAAGATTTCTTCTCAAAAGCTTTTAAAGTTAAGCGTCATCCTTCACTAGATGATTATCTCCGACTCTGGAAGACTTGGGAAGGTTCACGTGAGTCTCTGTCTCAAGCAGAGTGTTTCGCATTCTGGCGGGTTGTAAATAAGAATTGGACTATAACGACGGAGAAAACTTTGACAGAAGATTTGGTGAAATTGCCTGCTTACTCTGGATTGAGTGATATCATACTTTGTCATAGGGAAGATGTGTTCATTGCTAATGAACTTCGACTGAAGGATCTCTTTCAACTCACTTATTCGAAACCATTGTTTGTGTGGTATCCTGAGCCTAGTTCTACACTATTACCGCGGGAAAAGTTGCTATCAATTTACAGAAAGTTAGGTGTACGGACTATAACTGAATGTGTAACAAAAGATGATTCATTGATTTTGGAAGAGGTTAAGATGGAAAAAGTTGCCCAAAGCAAAATTTTCATTTGCAAAGCCTTTCTCAAACTCATTCTAGGTTTTCTGGATAATTCATCACTGAAAATGGAATCGAAGGAGAGGCATGAATCTGTTACAAAACTCCTCAATGCCACAGTATTTCAAACAGAGGAACCGGTTACCATGAGCTACAGTTTGCCTTTATCGAATGGGGAGAATGTAAGTGCTTCACTGACAAGGATGATTGCATGGGATAGAGAAAATTCCAAACTCTTTTATCAGAAGAGTGATGGGTCGAGGAGAGGTTACAGATCCGTGATTGAATTTGTAACTTATTTTTCTGAAACCATTTCTGAAGGTCTGTTATGGGAGCATAATGAAGATCAAAAGTCCCAGTTGGCCGAACTTATCAAGATGGGGTTGCTACTCAAACTAGATGAAGATGCCATTGATTacttaatgaaaacaaaaaatctgCAGATTTTCTCAGAGGATGACGAGTTCCTTTCTCGGTCATTCCCTTCTAGATCACCTGAATAA